From Anaerolineae bacterium, the proteins below share one genomic window:
- a CDS encoding response regulator, with protein sequence MDKLKVLVVDDSPQIREFVIEYVLRPNGFEIDQATDGAEGLQKVLSGKPDLVLMDYEMPKMTGIEVLRNLRAQGCKVPVILMTSHGSEQVAVEVFRLGAKDYLVKPFAAQEMLDTIEEVLTVTRLRHEKETLTRRVMQANQRLEQHIRELNTLYQVGKSINALMQPNKMLERIVDAVLFVTRCQECSLVLVDSDTGKVGGCLRKKRGPDGNHTPQKTRSVTKLLVLDEEDCVETTRGPTETILSVPLQVGQRVIGTLSISKQITGQFTSHDDRLLRMLADYAAIAIHNMQLMRQLHLTKEREKQQIRGLFERYVAPTVVEQLLTRSGEVELGGMRQPVTVLFADVRGFSSFSSQISPEVLVELLNQYMRVAAEAVLAQEGTLDKFMGDAVMAFFNAPLPQSDHPVRAVKAAWNLCRLVEKLHQHLPPEHRLRFGVGVGIGEAVVGNIGTAQMMNYTVIGDSVNKVKRLQEQAKGGQILISQETFYLVQDYAQAQSVGDLLLKGQSQPEPVYEVVDLFNR encoded by the coding sequence ATGGACAAGCTCAAAGTGCTTGTAGTGGATGATAGTCCTCAAATCCGCGAATTTGTGATTGAGTATGTGCTGCGTCCCAACGGATTTGAGATTGACCAGGCCACCGATGGCGCGGAAGGGCTGCAAAAAGTGTTATCCGGCAAACCCGATCTGGTTTTGATGGACTATGAAATGCCTAAAATGACCGGTATTGAAGTGTTGCGGAACCTGCGCGCGCAGGGGTGCAAAGTGCCGGTCATTTTAATGACCTCGCATGGCTCGGAGCAGGTGGCCGTGGAGGTGTTCCGGTTGGGGGCCAAGGATTATCTGGTCAAACCTTTTGCGGCCCAGGAGATGTTGGACACCATTGAAGAGGTGTTGACGGTGACCCGCCTGCGCCATGAAAAAGAAACGCTCACCCGCCGGGTGATGCAGGCCAACCAACGCCTTGAACAGCACATCCGCGAATTGAATACACTGTACCAGGTGGGCAAGTCCATTAATGCCCTTATGCAGCCCAACAAAATGCTGGAACGGATTGTAGATGCCGTGTTGTTTGTCACCCGCTGCCAGGAGTGTTCGCTGGTATTGGTTGACTCGGATACAGGTAAAGTAGGCGGTTGTTTGCGGAAAAAACGTGGCCCCGACGGAAACCATACGCCCCAAAAAACACGGAGCGTCACCAAACTGCTGGTGCTGGACGAAGAGGATTGTGTGGAAACAACCAGGGGGCCAACCGAAACCATTCTTTCGGTGCCGCTCCAGGTGGGGCAAAGAGTTATCGGCACGTTGAGCATCAGCAAGCAGATAACGGGCCAGTTTACCTCGCACGACGACCGCCTGCTGCGCATGCTGGCCGATTATGCGGCCATCGCCATTCATAATATGCAGTTGATGCGTCAACTCCATTTAACCAAAGAGCGAGAAAAACAACAGATCCGCGGCCTGTTTGAGCGATACGTGGCCCCCACCGTGGTTGAACAACTGCTGACCCGGTCCGGCGAGGTAGAATTGGGCGGGATGCGCCAGCCGGTGACGGTGCTTTTTGCCGACGTGCGGGGCTTTAGTAGTTTTAGCTCCCAAATTTCACCGGAAGTGCTGGTTGAATTGCTCAACCAATACATGCGGGTGGCTGCCGAAGCGGTGCTGGCCCAGGAAGGCACCTTAGACAAATTTATGGGCGATGCGGTGATGGCCTTTTTTAACGCTCCTCTACCCCAAAGCGACCATCCGGTGCGGGCGGTGAAGGCAGCGTGGAACTTGTGTCGCCTGGTAGAAAAATTGCACCAACATCTCCCCCCAGAACACCGGCTCCGTTTTGGGGTGGGCGTGGGCATTGGCGAGGCCGTGGTGGGCAACATTGGCACCGCCCAAATGATGAACTATACCGTAATTGGCGATTCCGTTAACAAGGTCAAACGCTTGCAAGAGCAGGCCAAGGGCGGCCAGATTTTGATCAGCCAGGAAACATTTTACCTGGTGCAAGATTACGCCCAGGCCCAAAGTGTGGGTGATCTGCTGCTCAAAGGGCAAAGCCAGCCGGAGCCGGTTTATGAGGTGGTAGATTTATTTAACCGTTGA
- a CDS encoding GTP pyrophosphokinase yields the protein MPTLEDAIALAVKTHQGQVDKYGQPYILHPLRVMFRLETELEQMVGILHDVVEDSELTLADLRQTGYAPEVIEALDGVTRRQEETYDEFVERSLAHPVSRRVKLADLEDNMDLRRMSTEMGDKDFERLKRYRRAWERLQKH from the coding sequence ATGCCTACTTTAGAAGATGCTATTGCCCTGGCAGTTAAAACACATCAAGGTCAGGTTGACAAGTATGGCCAGCCTTACATTTTACATCCACTGCGGGTCATGTTTCGCCTGGAAACGGAACTTGAGCAAATGGTGGGGATTTTGCACGACGTGGTGGAGGATAGTGAGTTGACCCTGGCCGATTTACGGCAGACGGGCTACGCCCCCGAAGTGATTGAAGCCCTGGATGGCGTAACTCGTCGCCAGGAAGAAACTTACGACGAGTTTGTGGAACGCAGCCTGGCCCATCCTGTTTCCCGGCGGGTCAAACTGGCCGATTTGGAGGACAATATGGACTTGCGACGGATGTCAACGGAGATGGGGGATAAGGATTTTGAACGGTTAAAACGGTATCGCCGGGCCTGGGAGCGTTTGCAAAAACATTGA
- a CDS encoding GAF domain-containing protein, producing MNQLADQLKQKSDQLAAVREISRAIAEARDLDDTLDLITRRTTEVMRVESCSIYLYNKTRDRLVLAATTGLKKEGIGEVYLPHGAGLTGWAAEYRQPIAVTNAFKDPRFYRVIGSGESKFPSLMAQPLISHNKVIGAVNVQTVNPHKFTRDEIELFGIITELAAIALEKAQLAHTAIIQEMHHRVKNNLQMIAMLLRLQMGQENTLSPQNVLNETINRVLSIATVHEMLSEAGVDKVGTLDLIRRVSMMVSGNMVNPAAKINIAVTGNNIELPSQRATSLALITNELLQNALEHGLAGRSEGQVSIHLANRGSYLQLKVCDNGRGLPPHFNPNHDLNLGLDIVRTTVKEDMQGEFYIGPAEPLPGTLVEITLPLAVIANV from the coding sequence ATGAACCAACTGGCCGACCAGCTCAAACAAAAAAGCGACCAACTGGCCGCCGTCCGCGAGATCAGCCGGGCCATTGCCGAAGCCCGCGACTTGGATGATACCCTGGACCTGATCACGCGCCGCACCACCGAGGTGATGCGCGTGGAGTCGTGCTCCATCTATCTTTACAACAAAACCCGCGACCGGTTGGTTTTGGCGGCCACCACCGGCCTGAAAAAAGAAGGCATCGGCGAAGTGTACCTGCCGCACGGGGCCGGCTTAACCGGCTGGGCCGCCGAGTATCGGCAGCCCATTGCCGTTACCAACGCTTTCAAAGACCCGCGCTTTTACCGCGTCATCGGCTCCGGCGAGAGCAAATTCCCCTCGCTCATGGCCCAGCCCTTGATCAGCCATAATAAAGTGATTGGCGCGGTTAACGTGCAAACGGTGAACCCCCACAAGTTCACCCGGGACGAGATTGAACTGTTTGGCATTATCACCGAACTTGCCGCGATTGCCCTGGAAAAAGCCCAGTTGGCCCATACGGCCATCATTCAGGAAATGCACCACCGGGTTAAGAACAATCTGCAAATGATAGCTATGCTCCTGCGTTTGCAAATGGGGCAGGAAAACACACTCTCCCCGCAGAATGTTTTGAATGAGACCATCAACCGGGTGTTGAGCATTGCTACGGTTCATGAGATGTTGTCGGAAGCAGGGGTGGACAAGGTGGGCACGCTGGATTTGATCAGGCGGGTTTCAATGATGGTTTCCGGTAACATGGTCAATCCCGCGGCCAAGATTAATATCGCGGTGACGGGCAACAACATTGAACTACCGTCGCAACGGGCTACCAGTTTGGCCCTGATCACCAATGAGCTTTTACAAAACGCGCTGGAGCATGGGCTGGCCGGGCGCAGCGAGGGCCAAGTTTCAATCCACCTGGCCAATAGAGGCTCGTATTTACAGCTAAAAGTTTGCGATAATGGTCGCGGCCTGCCTCCCCATTTTAACCCAAACCACGATCTCAACCTGGGGCTGGACATCGTCCGCACCACGGTTAAGGAAGATATGCAGGGCGAATTTTACATCGGCCCGGCCGAGCCACTCCCCGGCACGCTGGTCGAGATTACGTTGCCCCTGGCAGTGATAGCCAACGTCTAA
- a CDS encoding metal ABC transporter permease produces the protein MADLLNFIFEPLGYAFMVRGLIAALIVGVVCAVLGAYIVLRGMAFLGDALAHAILPGVAAGYLLGGSNPLWLSAGALAAGVVTALGIGVISKGGVKEDTAIGVMFSGMFALGIALISTVRNYAVDLTHFLFGNVLGVSAGDLWLTGLFGGLVILAIIAFYKEFLVISFDPILARTLRLPAAFLNYLLLLLIAVTIVLSLQTVGVALMAAMLVTPAATAYLLTRRLPVMMILAAGVGAASAVVGLYLSFYVNIASGPAIVLTCTCFFLLALVFSPGRGIIKRRLAGSGPKPTAD, from the coding sequence ATGGCCGACCTGCTGAATTTTATTTTTGAACCGCTGGGATACGCCTTTATGGTGCGAGGCCTGATTGCGGCCCTGATTGTGGGCGTTGTGTGCGCGGTGCTGGGCGCGTATATTGTTTTGCGCGGGATGGCTTTTTTGGGCGACGCGCTGGCCCATGCCATTTTGCCGGGAGTGGCCGCCGGTTATTTGCTGGGCGGGAGCAATCCGTTGTGGCTTTCCGCCGGGGCGCTGGCCGCCGGGGTTGTTACCGCCTTGGGCATTGGCGTCATCAGCAAAGGGGGGGTGAAAGAGGACACGGCGATTGGGGTTATGTTTAGCGGCATGTTCGCCCTGGGCATTGCCTTGATCTCAACCGTGCGCAACTACGCCGTTGACCTGACGCATTTTCTTTTCGGCAACGTGTTGGGCGTGTCCGCCGGCGACCTGTGGCTGACGGGCCTTTTTGGCGGGCTGGTGATCCTGGCTATTATTGCCTTTTACAAAGAGTTTCTGGTAATTTCTTTTGACCCCATTCTGGCCAGAACGCTGCGCTTACCCGCCGCTTTTTTAAACTACCTGCTGCTGCTGTTGATTGCCGTTACTATTGTGCTCTCGCTGCAAACCGTGGGGGTGGCCCTGATGGCCGCCATGCTGGTTACGCCGGCGGCTACGGCTTACCTGCTGACCCGCCGCCTGCCGGTGATGATGATCTTGGCGGCCGGCGTTGGCGCGGCAAGTGCCGTGGTGGGCTTGTACCTTTCTTTTTACGTTAATATTGCTTCCGGCCCGGCCATTGTACTCACCTGTACCTGCTTTTTTCTGCTGGCCCTTGTTTTTTCGCCCGGCCGGGGTATTATTAAAAGAAGGTTGGCGGGCAGCGGGCCAAAGCCAACCGCTGATTAA
- a CDS encoding metal ABC transporter ATP-binding protein: MRQRAGALNAGGVEHDLRHPILELTGISVRFSGALALDQVSFRLHKGERVAVIGPNGAGKSTLFNVIAGVLPPTQGQVNIYGHGPDEHICIAYVPQRNQVDWKFPVNVADVVMMGRIRKLGLFRWPRRKDWAYVYEALELVRMAHLAKRQIGELSGGQQQRVFIARALAQEAELMLMDEPLTGLDVKSQEEIFTVFKELRRRQVTIMVATHDLNLAAERFDRLMLLKAQMLGFGRASEVFTPALLSQAYSGHMRIIETPNGAMMLSDTCCGGGEERR, from the coding sequence ATGAGGCAGCGCGCCGGCGCCTTGAACGCCGGCGGGGTAGAACATGATTTGCGACATCCTATCCTGGAACTGACAGGGATTTCGGTTCGTTTTAGCGGCGCTTTGGCGCTGGATCAAGTTTCGTTTCGATTGCACAAAGGCGAGCGCGTGGCCGTGATTGGCCCAAACGGAGCCGGAAAAAGCACCCTGTTTAACGTGATTGCCGGGGTTTTGCCGCCCACTCAAGGCCAGGTAAACATCTACGGTCACGGGCCGGACGAGCATATTTGCATTGCCTATGTGCCCCAACGCAACCAGGTGGATTGGAAATTCCCCGTGAACGTGGCCGATGTGGTGATGATGGGGCGGATCAGAAAGTTGGGCCTGTTCCGCTGGCCCCGGCGCAAAGATTGGGCTTACGTTTATGAAGCACTGGAATTAGTGCGGATGGCTCACCTGGCCAAACGCCAGATTGGCGAGCTATCGGGCGGGCAGCAACAGCGGGTGTTCATTGCGCGCGCTCTGGCCCAAGAGGCTGAATTGATGTTAATGGACGAACCCCTGACCGGGCTGGATGTTAAATCGCAAGAAGAGATCTTTACCGTTTTTAAAGAGCTACGCCGGCGTCAAGTGACCATCATGGTGGCTACGCACGACCTCAACCTGGCCGCCGAAAGGTTTGACCGTTTGATGCTGCTCAAGGCCCAAATGCTTGGCTTTGGCCGGGCGAGTGAGGTCTTCACTCCCGCGCTGTTGAGCCAGGCTTACAGCGGGCACATGCGGATAATTGAAACCCCCAACGGCGCCATGATGCTCAGCGACACGTGCTGCGGCGGCGGGGAAGAAAGGAGATAG